One segment of Phycisphaerae bacterium DNA contains the following:
- a CDS encoding ATP-binding cassette domain-containing protein, producing MPQIDVHHLTKTFSVPEREGGFSASVRSIFRRRYKEVRAVNDISFSIEAGEIVGFLGPNGAGKTTTLKMLSGLLHPTSGDARVLDHTPWKRESSYLQKISMLMGQRSQLHWDLPAIDSFLVHASIYGLPKEQYQRSLDELLELLELRDVIKKQVRSLSLGERMKCEICVSLLHRPSVLFLDEPTIGVDIAMQARIREFIHHYNREHGATIILTSHYMADVAALCKRIIVIDHGRILFDGSLSDLSRKLAPFKVIKIDLDRDFDGYDLATLGEVLTQEPRKLALRVHKSAAAAVTAKLLTDLAVQDLTIEDPPIEDVISRVFKGASTS from the coding sequence ATGCCGCAAATTGATGTCCACCACTTGACGAAGACCTTCTCTGTGCCTGAGCGCGAGGGCGGCTTCAGCGCTTCGGTCCGCAGCATTTTCCGGCGGCGCTACAAAGAAGTTCGCGCGGTCAACGATATTTCGTTTTCGATCGAAGCCGGCGAGATTGTCGGATTTCTCGGCCCGAACGGCGCTGGGAAGACCACGACGCTGAAGATGCTATCCGGTCTGCTCCACCCAACCAGCGGCGACGCTCGCGTGCTGGATCACACGCCGTGGAAACGTGAGAGCAGCTACCTGCAAAAGATCAGCATGCTCATGGGACAGCGTTCCCAGTTGCACTGGGACCTCCCCGCGATCGATTCGTTCCTGGTGCATGCTTCGATCTATGGTCTGCCGAAAGAGCAATACCAGAGATCGCTTGACGAGTTGCTCGAACTGCTCGAGCTGCGTGATGTAATCAAGAAGCAGGTGCGGTCCCTGTCACTCGGCGAACGCATGAAATGCGAGATCTGCGTGTCGCTGCTGCATCGGCCGTCAGTGCTGTTTCTCGATGAACCGACCATTGGCGTCGATATCGCCATGCAGGCCCGCATTCGTGAGTTCATACACCACTATAATCGCGAGCATGGCGCAACGATCATCCTGACGAGCCATTACATGGCCGATGTCGCCGCCCTCTGCAAACGGATCATCGTCATCGATCATGGCAGGATTCTCTTCGACGGATCGCTGTCCGACCTGTCGCGAAAACTTGCACCCTTCAAGGTTATCAAGATTGACCTCGATCGTGACTTTGACGGATACGATCTTGCGACTCTGGGTGAAGTGCTGACCCAGGAACCGCGCAAGCTCGCTCTGCGCGTGCACAAAAGCGCGGCGGCAGCCGTCACCGCAAAGCTGCTGACCGATTTGGCGGTTCAGGATCTGACGATTGAAGACCCGCCGATCGAGGATGTCATCTCGCGCGTGTTCAAGGGAGCATCCACCTCATGA
- a CDS encoding SpoIIE family protein phosphatase, which yields MRLMILENQRLRNSLKMEGSGLITIGSDSRCHVHLPDPRLGKHQANILQDDAGEWWLEVLEHSVPTCLNRAVQKNKARLRHADEIECGEFSIKFYLDPDRSREELHHDRIMAIAKSHAESLPLNSIILKDEVDLSLTRDQLERVARLTLALNDAAHAGESLPLVLASAIDMFAARRAWIAIRCAEKGTFDWALGQSQNGTPIERPRFSEITEPRCIKFAHHICTPQAPDPIVGAAMAVPIVGTKFTLGMLYLEVDPADPIYDEKSLIALKAFACAAAIPLEAVLNRMTSSRRSAAATELTVARATQDALTPKALPQWDEMQVAAYRRIGEQNCTDLYDVIQLRDKTAALLLARVHWPLHLVPCKFGEIRAAFRSAVLYGEAPHLFARALNWMLDDGNVKTRVDLAVARVWPGSGKVHLCVAGSHVIAGRVQSDGTAERIATGQTPGVGQARGTPFEVVPLLLGEGDSFVLATDGVESARNASGQAFGIDALCDIVCDGLGDTPSHVLKELATDLDEFLVGGESPEDTTVLLLRRG from the coding sequence ATGCGACTGATGATTCTCGAGAACCAGCGGTTGCGCAACAGTCTGAAAATGGAGGGATCGGGCCTCATCACGATCGGCTCTGACTCGCGGTGTCATGTCCACCTGCCCGACCCGCGCCTCGGCAAGCACCAAGCTAATATCCTTCAGGACGACGCCGGTGAATGGTGGCTCGAAGTGCTCGAGCATTCCGTCCCGACCTGCCTTAATCGCGCTGTGCAAAAAAACAAAGCCAGGCTGCGACACGCGGACGAGATTGAATGCGGCGAGTTCTCCATCAAGTTCTATCTTGATCCGGACCGCAGCCGCGAAGAGCTTCATCACGATCGGATCATGGCGATCGCAAAGAGTCACGCTGAGAGCCTCCCGCTCAACTCGATCATACTGAAGGACGAAGTGGATCTCTCACTGACGCGCGACCAGTTGGAAAGGGTTGCCCGCCTCACGCTGGCTCTGAATGATGCCGCCCACGCCGGTGAGTCGCTGCCGCTGGTGCTGGCCAGCGCGATTGACATGTTCGCCGCCCGCCGGGCCTGGATCGCCATTCGATGCGCGGAGAAGGGCACGTTTGATTGGGCGCTCGGCCAGTCGCAGAACGGAACGCCAATCGAGCGCCCCCGATTCAGCGAGATAACCGAACCTCGCTGCATCAAGTTCGCTCATCATATCTGCACGCCTCAAGCACCGGATCCGATTGTCGGCGCCGCCATGGCTGTACCGATCGTCGGCACGAAATTCACCCTCGGAATGTTGTACCTCGAAGTCGATCCGGCTGATCCGATCTACGACGAAAAATCGCTGATCGCACTGAAGGCCTTCGCCTGCGCCGCAGCCATTCCCCTCGAGGCGGTTCTGAATCGAATGACATCGAGTCGCAGGTCGGCTGCCGCGACTGAACTGACGGTCGCTCGTGCAACGCAGGATGCCCTCACTCCCAAGGCCCTTCCACAGTGGGATGAGATGCAAGTCGCCGCTTATCGTCGAATCGGCGAACAGAACTGCACGGACCTCTACGATGTCATCCAGCTTCGCGATAAAACCGCGGCACTCCTTCTCGCGCGTGTGCATTGGCCGCTGCATCTCGTGCCCTGTAAATTCGGCGAGATTCGAGCGGCTTTCCGGTCGGCCGTGCTTTATGGCGAAGCACCGCATCTCTTTGCGCGAGCGCTGAATTGGATGCTGGACGACGGCAATGTCAAGACGCGAGTCGATCTGGCGGTCGCACGCGTATGGCCCGGCAGCGGCAAAGTCCACCTCTGCGTCGCCGGCTCTCATGTGATTGCCGGCCGAGTCCAATCTGACGGAACTGCGGAGCGAATCGCAACCGGCCAGACGCCGGGCGTTGGACAGGCCCGTGGCACCCCGTTCGAAGTGGTGCCGCTCCTGCTCGGCGAAGGTGACTCGTTCGTCCTCGCAACGGATGGCGTCGAATCCGCCCGCAACGCGTCGGGACAGGCGTTCGGCATCGACGCGCTGTGCGATATTGTCTGCGACGGGTTGGGAGACACACCGAGCCACGTACTCAAGGAACTGGCGACTGATCTGGATGAGTTTCTTGTCGGTGGCGAGAGCCCGGAAGACACGACAGTCCTGCTGCTGCGTCGTGGCTGA
- a CDS encoding ABC-2 family transporter protein — protein MTRAFSLVWLFVRVSVQNFAAYRFEFYSRLLVSIGHLCAELLTVWTVFSNTGELRGWKTDHMLVLVGVFRIVAGGIRMFIVPNMRRVMEDIRNGTLDFVLLKPLDAQFHVSVREFVFWRITDVVLGGSVAAVGCYRLLGAIPLDKLALFVLMMAASFAIVYAIWLALAGVCFWLVRLENIEMIFWNVFEAGRYPVQIYPAWLRWGLTYLIPLAFITTFPAASLLGDSATGITTTVPIVAAVLALAAFAGASWLFRAGLKRYAGASA, from the coding sequence ATGACGCGAGCATTCTCACTGGTCTGGCTGTTTGTGCGCGTCAGCGTTCAGAATTTTGCCGCATACCGTTTTGAGTTTTATTCGCGGCTTCTGGTCTCAATCGGCCATCTCTGTGCCGAGCTCCTGACTGTCTGGACGGTTTTTTCCAACACCGGCGAACTTCGCGGTTGGAAGACGGATCATATGCTGGTTCTGGTCGGTGTGTTTCGAATCGTCGCAGGGGGCATTCGCATGTTCATCGTACCGAACATGCGCCGGGTCATGGAGGATATTCGCAACGGAACGCTGGACTTTGTTCTGCTTAAGCCGCTCGATGCCCAGTTTCACGTCAGCGTTCGGGAATTTGTCTTCTGGCGGATCACGGACGTTGTCTTGGGCGGATCCGTCGCGGCCGTCGGGTGTTATCGACTGCTCGGCGCCATTCCGTTGGATAAGCTCGCCCTCTTTGTCCTGATGATGGCGGCCTCATTCGCGATCGTTTATGCGATATGGCTCGCACTGGCTGGCGTGTGCTTCTGGCTCGTGCGGCTCGAGAATATCGAGATGATCTTCTGGAACGTGTTTGAGGCCGGCCGCTATCCCGTACAGATCTATCCCGCCTGGCTGCGCTGGGGGCTGACCTATCTCATTCCGCTGGCTTTCATTACGACTTTCCCGGCCGCCAGCCTGCTCGGAGATTCGGCCACCGGGATCACGACGACCGTGCCGATTGTGGCCGCAGTCCTTGCGCTCGCGGCGTTTGCCGGCGCTTCGTGGCTTTTTCGCGCCGGATTGAAGCGGTACGCCGGCGCCTCGGCCTGA
- a CDS encoding ABC transporter ATP-binding protein, which produces MPKQGASPIQFLRILQYARPWKSYLGLAVCCIIFVAATYSISILALLPLIKVIGEEQSIPNWINQSVVEDRLSIELAEEKVSETERRIIVRRAPKDSELHKQVHIGDRLIRANDAVVSDAIFKQLANAPDDATAQLTFQPENQSATPIVVSVRMADASWTNRSARIVADWLPAGDTRDAQWRILIILTVAVLVVSAMGGFCRFWGEYLIAYVAGLVVMRLRKIMYDRVLRLPLAHFAQHGISDLMTRFVQDSQEIYRGLVFVFAKSLREPLKAGFVILAALIIDWRITLIAIIGAPIAGIFIRRFGKKIRRANKQLLGSYGRMLGALSGSLGGVRVVKGYAMELYERQHLHAVDREILKQQLRIERTEALASPMFEGVGRIVATIAIFYFAHLMFMREMTFSKFATLAACMAGMFDPVRKMASFYNRMQRANAALERVYEVIDFPVQVPDDHTRPSLPPLADKIEFRNVRFQYPSAETPALDDISLVIQRGERVAFVGPNGSGKTTLLSLLMRFFDPNEGQLLFDGRDVREFSLRSLRRQMSLITQDSVVFADTIANNIAYGDDRLLRALVLRNRHPDRNYPDCGGLERITAAAKAAYADEFIREKPQGYDTFVGEHGAQLSGGQKQRIAIARAILRNAPIFIFDEATSQIDAESEKKIHDAVEKFLENRTALIIAHRFSTILQADRIVVMDKGRIVDSGTHEELVQRCELYKSLYGSQILGGELPHTS; this is translated from the coding sequence TTGCCTAAGCAAGGCGCCTCCCCGATTCAGTTTCTTCGAATTCTTCAGTACGCACGGCCGTGGAAGAGCTATCTCGGGCTTGCCGTCTGCTGCATCATTTTCGTCGCTGCGACTTACTCGATCAGCATTCTGGCTCTGCTGCCGCTTATCAAGGTGATTGGTGAAGAGCAGTCCATTCCGAATTGGATCAATCAGAGCGTCGTCGAGGATCGTCTCTCGATCGAGCTGGCGGAAGAGAAGGTCTCCGAGACCGAACGCCGCATCATCGTCCGTCGCGCGCCGAAGGATTCCGAACTTCACAAACAGGTCCACATCGGCGATCGCCTGATTAGAGCGAATGATGCCGTCGTGTCGGATGCAATCTTCAAACAGCTTGCCAACGCGCCGGATGACGCGACAGCTCAACTTACGTTTCAGCCGGAAAATCAGAGCGCCACGCCGATTGTTGTCAGTGTGCGGATGGCCGACGCGAGTTGGACGAACCGCTCCGCCCGCATCGTTGCGGACTGGCTGCCGGCTGGTGACACGCGCGATGCACAGTGGCGCATACTTATCATACTCACCGTCGCGGTACTCGTTGTCAGCGCTATGGGCGGCTTCTGCCGATTCTGGGGCGAGTATCTGATCGCCTATGTCGCCGGCCTCGTTGTGATGCGCCTCCGCAAGATCATGTATGATCGCGTCCTGAGGCTTCCTCTCGCGCATTTCGCCCAGCACGGCATCAGCGATCTGATGACGCGTTTTGTTCAGGATAGTCAGGAGATCTACCGCGGTCTTGTGTTCGTTTTTGCCAAGTCGCTTCGTGAACCGCTGAAGGCCGGGTTTGTCATCCTGGCGGCGCTGATTATCGACTGGCGCATTACGCTGATTGCCATAATCGGTGCGCCCATCGCCGGCATATTCATCCGTCGATTCGGCAAGAAGATTCGACGCGCTAACAAGCAGCTGCTTGGCAGTTACGGGCGGATGCTGGGAGCATTGAGCGGATCGCTTGGCGGGGTCCGAGTTGTCAAAGGCTACGCGATGGAACTGTACGAGCGACAGCACCTCCACGCAGTGGATCGCGAAATCCTGAAGCAGCAGCTCCGGATCGAGCGAACTGAAGCGCTGGCCAGTCCGATGTTCGAGGGCGTCGGGCGAATCGTTGCAACAATCGCGATATTCTACTTCGCACACCTGATGTTCATGCGCGAGATGACGTTTTCGAAGTTTGCGACGCTGGCGGCGTGCATGGCGGGCATGTTTGATCCCGTCCGAAAGATGGCGTCCTTCTACAATCGTATGCAGCGGGCCAATGCGGCATTGGAACGTGTGTATGAAGTCATCGATTTTCCGGTTCAGGTGCCGGACGACCACACGCGGCCGTCGTTGCCGCCGCTGGCGGATAAGATAGAGTTTCGCAATGTCCGCTTCCAGTATCCAAGCGCCGAAACCCCCGCGCTGGATGACATCTCGCTCGTGATTCAGCGCGGTGAGCGGGTAGCGTTTGTGGGACCGAACGGCTCGGGCAAAACGACGTTGCTTTCGCTGCTCATGCGATTCTTTGACCCGAACGAAGGACAACTCCTGTTCGACGGACGCGACGTGCGAGAGTTTTCCCTGCGGTCGCTTCGCAGGCAAATGAGCCTCATCACGCAGGACAGCGTGGTCTTCGCGGACACGATTGCGAACAACATCGCTTACGGAGATGACAGATTGCTCAGGGCGCTGGTGCTTCGCAATCGGCATCCGGATCGAAACTATCCGGACTGCGGCGGTCTGGAGCGTATCACCGCGGCCGCGAAGGCGGCCTACGCTGACGAGTTCATTCGCGAGAAGCCGCAGGGTTACGACACGTTTGTCGGCGAGCACGGTGCTCAGCTTTCCGGTGGACAGAAGCAGCGCATCGCGATTGCGCGCGCCATTCTGCGAAACGCGCCGATCTTCATTTTTGACGAGGCCACCAGTCAGATCGACGCAGAGAGCGAGAAGAAGATCCATGATGCAGTGGAGAAGTTTCTCGAAAACCGTACGGCACTGATCATCGCCCATCGATTCTCCACCATTCTGCAGGCCGACCGCATTGTGGTCATGGACAAGGGTCGGATTGTCGACAGCGGCACGCATGAGGAACTGGTCCAGCGATGCGAATTGTATAAGAGTCTTTATGGCAGCCAGATTCTCGGCGGAGAATTGCCGCATACAAGCTGA
- a CDS encoding ABC-2 family transporter protein, which yields MKASMRALGAHLRAHLAVMMHYRGEVLLWSIWGIVNPAVLYAMWSAAAGGSASHEIAGYDRGGLAAYFLIMMIVGHLTGAWDVYQMGFFVRTGALSPMLLQPALPMWRSVAENLAYKVVTLMFTIPVWIIFAWVVTPHFQPTAWSILLGVIALTLGAILAFVLCYVVSLFAFWAPKIDALGEVYFGLCMFLGGRFAPVEALPKPIESLARIMPFKWMYEFPTELFIGGRLTPTDACIGLLIQCGWIAVSIAAFRITWAAGLKRYTAVSG from the coding sequence ATGAAAGCCTCGATGCGCGCATTGGGAGCGCACCTTCGGGCGCACCTGGCGGTGATGATGCACTACCGAGGCGAAGTGCTGCTCTGGAGCATCTGGGGCATCGTCAATCCGGCCGTGTTATACGCCATGTGGTCGGCTGCGGCAGGCGGCAGCGCAAGTCATGAAATTGCCGGTTACGACCGCGGTGGTCTGGCGGCTTACTTCCTGATCATGATGATTGTCGGCCACCTGACCGGCGCGTGGGACGTCTACCAGATGGGCTTTTTTGTCCGCACCGGCGCCCTGTCGCCGATGCTGCTTCAACCTGCGTTGCCGATGTGGCGATCCGTCGCGGAAAACCTGGCGTACAAGGTTGTCACGCTGATGTTCACGATTCCGGTCTGGATCATCTTCGCGTGGGTCGTTACTCCTCACTTCCAGCCGACCGCGTGGAGCATATTGCTCGGTGTCATCGCATTGACGCTCGGTGCGATTCTCGCCTTTGTCCTCTGCTATGTTGTTTCCCTGTTTGCGTTCTGGGCACCGAAGATTGACGCACTTGGCGAAGTGTACTTCGGACTGTGCATGTTCCTTGGCGGTCGGTTCGCACCGGTCGAGGCGCTGCCCAAGCCGATCGAGAGCCTTGCTCGAATCATGCCGTTCAAATGGATGTATGAATTTCCGACCGAGCTCTTCATCGGCGGGCGATTGACGCCGACGGACGCATGCATCGGATTGTTGATTCAATGCGGCTGGATCGCGGTCTCAATTGCCGCATTCCGGATTACCTGGGCAGCGGGCCTCAAGCGCTATACGGCGGTGAGCGGATAG